The nucleotide window CTTCCTTTTCCAATAATACATCCGGCCATCGAAGCGTCAGTCAAGAAGAATGGATTAATTTTCGACATAGAGACAACCGGATTAAATCCCCATAAAAACCAGGTAATTCTTATAGGATTTGCACGATTTGACAAAAAAGGACGATTTGTCTTGAATCAATTATTTCTTGACAACCCCTCCGAAGAGGCTGAAATGCTTTCAATCTTTCACCGTATTGCAGCCTCAAGCGGATTCTTTGTTACCTATAACGGCAATAGTTTCGATTTACCGTTCATTAACACTCGAATGAAAAAACATTCGCAAAAACAAAAATTAGATTCCTTCTATAATGTAGACTTAATGCGTGTACTCCAAACAAAGTATTTCAATTTGCCCATACCTGACTACAAACTCAAAACTGTCGAAAAATACATGGGGATTTCTAGAACTGACCGCATAAGCGGCAAAGAAAGCGTAGAACTTTACGAACGCTATCTTTCAACCAAGGATCCTTTCATACAATCAAAGATTCTTCTGCATAATTCAGACGATATAATAAATCTATTCAAATTGCTTAAAGTTTTTGAACTTACAGATAATCCCGAGATATTTTTCGATTTAAGCAATGAAGTAAATATTGCCAACATCACCTTCCGTTTTCAAAGATTCAAAATATCCGGCGATTTTATCCTTTTAAGCGGCATATGCCTTGAAGCCCAAGCCCTAGACTATGCCTACAATGATGCGCTCTTTTCATTTGAACTGAATTCCAAAGATGGGCTTTTCAATTTACGCATTCCGGTTTTACACAAAAACATCAATAGCACAGCCTATTCGCTGATTGACAGCAACTCCATTGCTTTTACAAGTGAATTAATTAATTCCTTCATTTTTGACAATCCTCACCATATGGTGATTTCAACCAACGGAATAATTGACAAGAACAATATCTTAAACTTAAGCAGTATTATTCTTAAAAAAA belongs to Peptostreptococcaceae bacterium and includes:
- a CDS encoding ribonuclease H-like domain-containing protein; this encodes MIHIKKILSLPFPIIHPAIEASVKKNGLIFDIETTGLNPHKNQVILIGFARFDKKGRFVLNQLFLDNPSEEAEMLSIFHRIAASSGFFVTYNGNSFDLPFINTRMKKHSQKQKLDSFYNVDLMRVLQTKYFNLPIPDYKLKTVEKYMGISRTDRISGKESVELYERYLSTKDPFIQSKILLHNSDDIINLFKLLKVFELTDNPEIFFDLSNEVNIANITFRFQRFKISGDFILLSGICLEAQALDYAYNDALFSFELNSKDGLFNLRIPVLHKNINSTAYSLIDSNSIAFTSELINSFIFDNPHHMVISTNGIIDKNNILNLSSIILKKILAP